CGCGGTATCCGCCTGGTGCACATCCCCACCACGTTGCTGGCGATGTCCGACTCGGTGCTGTCGCAGAAGCAGGCGGTGAACGGCACCGGGGCGAAGAACATGTACGGCCTGTACCACCCGGCAAGCCTGTGCTGCGTCGATGTGCAGTACCTGCAGAGCCTGCCGGCGCCGGCGTTCTCCGCCGGGGTGGTGGAGTTGTGCAAGAACGGCCTGGCCTTCGATGCCGCGACCGTGCCGGCGCTCGAACGCCTGGCGGCGGATACGTCGCCGGCCGGCTGGATCGAGCTGGTCCAGCTGGGGATCCAGGCCAAGCAGCAACTGCTGCTGGACGACCCGCTGGAGCACGAGCTGGGCGTGGTGCTGGAGTATGGCCACACCGTTGGTCACGCCCTGGAACTGGAGACCGGCAGCCTGACCCATGGTCATGCCGTCGGCCTGGGGATGCTGGTGGCCGCCGCCATCGCCCGGGAACGTGGCTGGCTCAGCGAACAGGAAGAACACCTGCATGCCCGCCTGTTGCTGCGCTGCGGTGCGCCCTTGGGCCTGGAAAGCCCGCCGTCGTTCGACCAGGTCATGACGCGCCTGCGCCAGGACAACAAGCGCGGGCGCATTCGCCTGAACGCCGGGCAATACCCCTTCGTGCTGCTGCGCGGCATCGGCCGGCCCGCCATGAGCCAGGGGCAGCCGCTGGTAGGGGTGGATGAAGGTGAGATCCGTCGGGCCTATGCCAAGTTGCAAGCGGGTTGCTACACCGCGCTGCGCCTTGCCGAGTGACCCATCCTGACCACCGCTGGCGATAAGGAATGGCGTGATGCCCGAACCGAGTTTCAACCTGGCCTGGGTGGATGAAGCCCGCCTGGCCGATGCCATCGACCAGGCCAACCGCGAGCAGCGGCCGCTGTACCTGATCGTGCTCGCCACCAAGCCGTGCTACATCAAGCTGGCCAGCCTGGTGCTGGCCTGCGAGGCGGTGCGGTTGCCGTTCCTGCTGGTCGACAGTGGCCAGCACTATGACCCGGTGCTGACCCAGGCCAGGGAGGAGCTGGGCTACGAGCACCTGCTGGCGGTGAGCTTCGGCATCCGTGGCACCTTGCTGGGGCGCACCGCGCAGCTGGCGTTGGCCATCGAAAAGCTGGACGCCCAGCTCAAGGCCGGCGGCCTGCGCCAGAGCGCGGTGCCGCTGGTGTCCGGAGACACCGCCACGGCGGCGATGTTCGCCCAGTTCTGGTACCTGGCCCATGGCGCGCGCAGCGTGCACATCGAGGCCGGGCTGCGCAGCTATGGGCCGGACCGTGGGGCCTGGACAAACCTGCAGGACCTGGCCGAGCAACGCCAGCTGCGGTGGCAGCGCTTTTGCGAGGAACCGTTCCCCGAGGGGGTCTGCACCACCCTGGCCAGTGTGGTCGGCGACCTGCTATTGGCCCCGGTTGAGCGCAATGTCGAGCACCTGCTGCGCGAGGGCTACCCGCTGCCGCAGCTGCGCCAGGTCGGCTCGCTGAGCAGCGACGCGGTGCGCCTGGCCCTGCCACGGGCGGCGCGCAGCCCGTTGTTCAGCCTGTACCCGGAGTTGGCCCAGGGGCATTGGTTGCGGGTCGACCTGCACCGGCGCGAGAACATGACCGCCCAGGCCCTGCAGGCGGTCCTGCAGGGCCTGGGGCGGCTGGCCATCGACGGTGTGCAAGTGGTGCTGGTGCGCACCAACGCCCTCGACGGCGCACTGGTCCAGCATCAGCTTGCCGGCCTGTTGGACGAAGTTCGGCTCAAAGGCGTGGTGGTACAGCCGATGTGGCCGCACTACACCGATGTCATCCACTTCCTCACCTCCGGCCATTGCCTGGCGCTGTACACCGACA
This genomic stretch from Pseudomonas entomophila harbors:
- a CDS encoding 3-dehydroquinate synthase family protein: MNSLLQDVPARRSTQEQAVRALDFRFGERRMEMLLGYRFTEQIAQRVSEQAAHILLVADRRVYELWGAPLLAALQRHLPVTCLLVEAVEAAKTLGVLQGLLDQAVAGGATRRSVVVAFGGGLTGNLAGMLAGLLYRGIRLVHIPTTLLAMSDSVLSQKQAVNGTGAKNMYGLYHPASLCCVDVQYLQSLPAPAFSAGVVELCKNGLAFDAATVPALERLAADTSPAGWIELVQLGIQAKQQLLLDDPLEHELGVVLEYGHTVGHALELETGSLTHGHAVGLGMLVAAAIARERGWLSEQEEHLHARLLLRCGAPLGLESPPSFDQVMTRLRQDNKRGRIRLNAGQYPFVLLRGIGRPAMSQGQPLVGVDEGEIRRAYAKLQAGCYTALRLAE
- a CDS encoding UDP-N-acetylglucosamine 2-epimerase, with the protein product MPEPSFNLAWVDEARLADAIDQANREQRPLYLIVLATKPCYIKLASLVLACEAVRLPFLLVDSGQHYDPVLTQAREELGYEHLLAVSFGIRGTLLGRTAQLALAIEKLDAQLKAGGLRQSAVPLVSGDTATAAMFAQFWYLAHGARSVHIEAGLRSYGPDRGAWTNLQDLAEQRQLRWQRFCEEPFPEGVCTTLASVVGDLLLAPVERNVEHLLREGYPLPQLRQVGSLSSDAVRLALPRAARSPLFSLYPELAQGHWLRVDLHRRENMTAQALQAVLQGLGRLAIDGVQVVLVRTNALDGALVQHQLAGLLDEVRLKGVVVQPMWPHYTDVIHFLTSGHCLALYTDSGGLQEEATVLGVPCLTCRLSTDRPETVLDAQSNLLLPPLSAAFVHRHLRDVLTRPVAEAWPGLQRGRTLYGQAVGQGIAELLKVYEAPAVLAGAQAQYLPRVPE